A segment of the Pseudoliparis swirei isolate HS2019 ecotype Mariana Trench chromosome 4, NWPU_hadal_v1, whole genome shotgun sequence genome:
CGCTGGCTACACCACGGCCCGTGCATACCCAGGGATACGGTGACTGTTTATGCCACAAATAGTATCTTGTAAATAACAGTGTCGTTTTCAAACAGTTGATCCACTTCTCACCttaattgttttcatttccaGATGTGTTGGAGCCGGGCCCTTGACACCGGCTGGCTTCTACTGCTGGTCCAGCTGCTTTGCTCGGAGGCATTGCCCATCAGTATGGATAAGACCAAAGTCCAGGAGCCAGAGAAACAACCAGAAGAGCCTCCAGCTAGTGTGGTGAGAAGACACAAATACATTACCCATCATAATTCCTGCCAGTTTGTGTTACAGCCATAGTGTGTAGCCCTTCAATGTAATGGTACACATTTAGCAATgtatactgtttttaattaaccacaatatatatatctagctGGGATATGCTATGCTGTTAGATCGCTGTTATCAACTGCTTCATAGACAATAAACAAAAGAGAGCATGATAACAGCATCCAGACTAATTTAAATGAGAGATGACCTTGTGTCTCATTGTGCTGCAATTACATGACCTCTATCAGACACTCTACTCAAAACTCATGATCGCAAAAAGACATTTCATCAGAACATCTGCTCCAGATGTTGTCGCTAGGTGCTTGCACACAGACTGGAGTCTCAGATTTCTGCCTCACGAAGAGATTTTGCATGTTCAAATTGACATACTGACTTAACAGAGCTTAAACAAATATCATGTAGATGTTGTCTTCAGGTAGGGATGCATTCAAATGCATTCTTTTTTTACCGTTTTTAGTACCGGAAGTGGTCTTTAAACCCCAAATAACTGTAGCATATGATAATTTACAGAAGGAAGTAATACAGTTTATAGACATTAATGACAAACTGTTTTCTCTACGTCAAATATTTCGACAGGTCAGCATACACATATCCTTCAGTACACTAAACCGCTCAAAGAAGTGATGATCATTGTCGGCTTACTTGGTGTGTCATCTTTACTATTTCACATTTACGGATACATTTGATTTATTCCATTTAATAGGACACAGGACTCCACTATGACCGCTACCTCAGGGAAGTCATCGATTTTCTAGAGAAAGATCAGCACTTCAGAGAAAAGCTCCACAATACAGACATGGAAGACATCAAGGTATCCTACTTTTCTCTAGTTTTCTCTAGTTTGCAGGATGTCTCCTCTGTGAACTACATGCAGGTCATTACTCATTACTAAATGATGGTCTTTTACATGGTCTAGGAATGTGATATGTACTAATAGGTTCTTTGGGGGGAATTCCGGTCCACTGCACCATTCATTTCAAGTTGAAAGAATCTTTTAAATAAAACGATTCATTAATCTATTCATTGCATATACTGCTATAACACCATGTGTTAAATAACACTAGTTTTAAACACATCTATTCCTGTGCAATGCAGCAAGGTAAGCTGGCCAAAGAGCTGGACTTTGTCAGCCACCATGTCAGAACCAAACTGGATGAGTTGAAGAGGCAGGAGGTAAGCCGACTCCGGACTCTGATTAAGGCCAAGCAAGACCTTGAAGGAGGGAATGGTATGTTTGcaacacaatttattttttgctaCGACTTGAATAGTACATTAAAGGTAACTTGATGTCATTGATTACTCCCTGGATAGATATCGCAGTTGACCACCAGGCTCTGCTGAAACAGTTTGAGTACTTGAACCACATGAACCCTCATACATTTGAAGTGGATGACCTGGATCGTCTCATTAAATCGGTAAATGTTATTACTATTTAATGCCAcaacatgttttaattaaagACGCGTACAAACAATTTACCCTATTTTAACTGCCGTTGCCCTTTTCAAGGGAATTAATGGGCAGATGGAAAGTACCCAGTTTACAGAAATGTTGTTCTGCAGTAGAGAAGTTAAAACAAGACCTCACGCAGCTACTTTATTTATAAGCCACCAATAATGGTAAAAGAATGACCATGTGTTACGTGGATTGTAGACGGCTTAACATTTTTAACACCCAGGAAAGAAAGGCAGACATTTGGAGGTGTAGAGAACAGCCGGTGATTATgggaagctgctctacctctgcAACAGCTGTAAACATTTTcgtttttacttttaaattcTTAACAACTTGGGTTTCATACCTCATTGAATTAACAGACAATAATGGAGCCTGAGAGCGGGAAAAGCCTCCAGAAGTCCCAGTAAACACAGTTTAATAAATGAGCGGTTCAGTTTCCTGATGGCCTAACAACGTGGGTAAATGGAAATGCCCCATAAATATTAAGACGTTGCATGAACTGATTAATTTTAATCAACTGCTGTAATCTCCCCTCCCCCTGTATTAAGGCCACTAAAGATCTGGAAAACTTTGACAAGGAGAGACACGAAGAGTTCAAGAAGTATGAAATGCTGAAAGAGCATGACAGACAGGAACATCTCAAAACACTGGAAGACGACGAAAGGATAAAAGAGGAGGATCACTTTGTGGAACTGAAGAAGAAACATGCTGACCACCCGAAAGTCAACCACCCGGTAAGTCTGATTCAGTTGCACCCACTGGCAGGTACCTGTCACACAGACATTATGTGTTTGGTTTCAGCCAATGAAGAGTAACTGTCCCATTTCGTAATGCAATTTTAAGTCCAGTTTTAGGAGTTTATTGTATATGGTAGGTTCTATGTCCAGCATTGATGTGTGAGTAATCTACTAGGACGTTGAAATGCGTTGTTACTTATACAGTTGTATTTCAAATGTGATTTTGCATCCATGTTGCAGGGTAGCCAGAATCAACTGAAGGAGGTGTGGGAGGAAGGGGATGGCTTGGATCCTGAAGATTTTGACCCCAAGACCTTTTTCAAACTGCACGGTAAGACCTGAACCTGACTGGAAGGAGGATTTCCATTTATTCAGAGCTACACAACCTGTACTCTATTATATGGTATTTGTTCTTCCTTTCTTAATAATGAAGATACCAATGGAGATGGCTATTTTGATGATCAGGAACTGGAGGCACTGTTCACCAAAGAGGTAAAGCCAAGGCACCAGGACATTTGAAATGTTTCAGAGAATGACCTTTGTACTGACGGGTGGTCTCTGTGATTTTAGCTCGAAAAAATCTATGACCCCACCAATGAAGAGGATGATatggtggagatggaggaggagaggctacgTATGAGAGAGCATGTTATGAATGAGGTACAGCAAGTAGCAAACAGTTACAGTTTCCTGAAACTGTTGTTTGCATATCTATTTAAATAGAGCCTCTTTTCCGTTTTCTTATGCGTTAACTGTCAAAAAATAATAGCATCTGTGATTGTATTTCTTTGCTGCCCTCTCCCTTTTATAGGTGGATTCTAACAAAGACAGGCTTGTCTCTTTAGACGAGTTTCTGGTtgctacaaagaaaaaagaattctTGGAACCAGACAGCTGGGAGGTGACACACAATGAATTTGTCATATCAACTGTAATGTCTTCTTAAAACCATTTTGTTGAAAGCATCAGGACTCCAATACATTGTGTCCTCTCATCAGACCCTGGAGCAGAACCAAGCTTACACggacgaggagatgagagaatTTGAGGAGCATCTTgtgcagcaggaagaggacctcAACCAAAAAACTGTCGACCTCcagaaacagagagaagagcTTGAGAGACAACAGGAGCAGCTTAATTCACAAAAAATAGAGCTGCAGCAGGTAAGGAGTGGTACATCAAATTgaaatatatgtagatatatatatagttctgtAAAGGTTTCACCAGAAGAAGACATACAGTTTGTAAACATAAAAGTGAGTATTACCCTGTATTTCCACAGTGCTGTGTACTCGCCAGATAACTTTGTATGAAACTCGTTACAGGCAGTCGAGCATATGGAAAAGCTGAAAACACAGAATGTAGAACCCCCTCCCGATGTTCACGGTGAGTTTCGATCACACAATTAGTTTTTTAATTTTGCTGCTTGACCTCTGAAAACGTCAAACTTCTTTGTTACAGTTGAAGGAAATGCCATCCCAGAGATGCAGGAATTTGACAACCAGTTGCATCTCGAACAAGAGGCCCAACCTCAGGGGCATGAACCTGCACCCATAGTTCAACACTTTACACCTCAGGAAGACCATGAACAACAACATAAAGACCTGGCCCAGCTGGGCCTCCCCCAGACGCACCAGGATCTGCCCCCAGGCCACCAAGAAGCTGCACCAGTGCAGCATAACCAGCCATAACTCTGGCGTCACAACTTGAAGCTCCACAACCAGACTTTTGCAGCACCTCCTCTCCAGCGTGCAGAGGAGCAGTTCCTCCAGAGTATTAGGCCTCGTAGACCAGCATGACTTAGGGGTTTGGAGGGCAATTGAGATGGATAAGAGCAGCACAAAAAGAATCCCTGCTCAATGGCACCAGTGTTTGATAATGACTGTAATCCTTTGGATTACATAATGGAATAAGAGTAAAAAGACCAACCAAGAACGGACatcttaaaatgtgcatttacaAGGACATTTTCGAGAAGTGTTTGAGAAAGGATCAAACATTTTcggtaatacaaaaatataattttggtGAGTTTTCTTTACTTTGCTGTTTGTTGTTCATCGTACAGAAACTCTTAACAATGAAGAGGATAACGTGTAAAGTAATTTAAATGTGATCATTTTGAGTTTGATATTCTGACTTGACTATCAAGAAACTCccaaacatctttaaaaaaaaaaaatattagtttACATATGGGCTGTATCACAGATTTTAGAATATTAGTGCAAGTgacatttttaaagattttctattatacatacctgcaaacttgtcacctttcggcgaaattcgccgttttgaaatcaaaataggtcatccacgtgaatagtgtagatccgaagagtttttgttttgggtaggggggggggtaattggacggccggcgtttatgagattggagtgagacacggagaatatacgatgtggtgatcttcgcaataacacctttgatgggacacgtcgaaggaacaggctcctggaacagactcatggaacagaatcatggaacaggctcaaagcttaGCAGGACACACaagtaagaaaaaaaggaagttggttcatgaatgactttaaccatactatatataatgataatgtaaagttattactattattagggcccgatcactgaattattcagaggaccttttttcttaaaatgtttgttattattatttagatttgcagtcagaacaatcaaaagaccgtagttataaaagctttgaggtgtcatcaaacaacgtgcatgtggtgtggagacaacaacaaaaaagtcacctgctgcacccccccccccccccccgttgtcacctctttttcacccctgatgagtttgcaggtataaTAGCATTTAAAAGCCCAAAAGAGTCACTATAACAGTTTTAACCAATATGCAGCATCGTAATGTCTTAATCAGAACTATTTAATTCAAGCCTTTTGATTATTTAAACATAATCTACAAGGGTCCTGTCAGCTCTTTgtagaaatgtattttatttccatTATCTCAACCTGCCATCGTCACAAACTCATTCTCTCTTTCAATCACAAACAGCCTCATGAAGCCAGACTGCTCCGAGTCCTCACATGTCAACACTTCCCTTTTGCTACTCTCACGTTGATTCTGGTTGCTTTCATAACCTGCCAACTGTTTGCCtactttgtgcatgtgtgtgtgtcctgtgcctAAGAATACATCTGGTACAGGTCTCCAGAAATTGGCCATTTTTGGGCCACACTGCAGCTGCTCTCCACTGACTttgatgtcaaaataaataaaggtgcTAGGTCTCCCCATTCAACAAATGTTTCCCCGACTTTATTACAGCCCAAACTCCTGCAGAGGTTGCACctgagttttttgtttttggttaCTTCCAGTATGTTGGACCTCTGAAATAATAAATTGTCTTTGCTATGATTCGCACTTCAAATCATGTCACAAagtgtgtatgtttatacatGAATTGAtcgtgatttaaaaaatatttttttgcaaGATTCGTTGGAGCAAGTGCTGGATTTGGTAAATTTGTTAATTAAGATTTTAACTGAAAATGTGCAAAGCAGATTGGGGCAGAGTCTGATATTACCACTGTctttttattgtctttattgtcTGAGTGATATGAAAACTTCTTGAATTTGTATTCGGCACCAAATGTGCATTACGTGGTCTTTATTTGACAAATGCAGGATGGCATATTTTCTCCACAAATGACTTGTTTAGTATAATTTATGTGCTCCATTTAGCTTTTTTCCATGTAACGTGGTTTCTTCTAGCTGGCAGACTGTTACCACGGCAATCAGGTGTTTACCGCTTGGCCAAGTTTTACTGAAGGCGGCTTCATTTGTATCCAGTGAGATAACGTCTGCCATATTGGGAATGTACTTTTTACAAAACCCAGATATGGAATACAACTTGTCTGTGTTCCTTCAGAGAAAACTGCATCATAATTTGCAAGAAATACAGATTATGTTTTCAGATTATGTTTTCAGATTGCTTTGCTTGCTGCTCAATAAAATGGTAATGTTGGCACCACCTCAGTTCAAGATAATAAAACATGTACGACTCCTACATAACAATGTTCAGCAAGTTTATGGATAATCTATAGCAGTGGTCACCAATcgttttgagcccaagatccctgacctccgccttcgtgacaggcaagatctacctattgaggcgttgagagaaaacgactgtccagactggacttgcagcttgaggcctttttatttggcctaattctaattgaatgaaatcaaaacacttttgtctttctgcatttcccctgcgccccatcTGAAGTACCACttttccccactagaggggcacgccccacctgtaggaccACTGTGGACTACATTCCCCTCTTTCGGCTGTGTAgaagaacccgttttcaggcgttcattaaaatcaggcggagatcttttctgacgtcaatcttccagtcaggaagaaaacgtttcagaagacacttcagaaaatggtcgagaatgaggaacgtgtttctgaatttattttcattttattttggagagtaaCAGGGAACGTTCCCGaaatcgacgggttggcgaaccaatgatatcatatatcatataataatattcatgaCTCTTCcaaagtgatttaaaaaaaactttctggCTTAGTTTTCCCATTAATGCATTTCATTAATCAGGACTACGGAGGaacaatagcctcttggctaactctgacaCATTtacggaaatgtttttttatgaatgtgcactgtccctaagtaaaaaatgaaaacaatacatgaaatatgaaaaggcAAAAACATAAATGCGCTTGATTCGCCTGAAACAGCAACACCGTGTTGTTTTTTGGTGCACGATTCTTTGATTTCTTGAGCAGTAGCTCCTCCCCCACACAACTCACACGCGAGTATGTAATACGAGGTGGATCATGGCGAACTCCAAACCAGCGCAGCGGTCTTatgtgctcctcctccccctctcagggGCCGGAGGGGTTTGAGTCGCCTGCTCGCAGACCAGAGCGTTGAGTGGTTCAGGAGTTTAGGTTATCTAGCATTTGTTTGCTGGCTAGTTAAACCTTCACGGCCCCAGAACCAGGAAGCTCTTCTTGGGGGGCTCGAATAGTGTTtcgattagaatagaataaattagaatagaaaatagaatattagattagattatttataccataagtattataagcagtggcggctcctgaacaAATTCTTAGGGGGGGAATTTTTTTgatgattaaccctcccaaaaccacagaacttcagacaaatgtctatgtgtagcttcgtcacaatgccatcaagtcatgtgactccaatcagtgtgatggctgtgactgaactctgtctgtgagcttgtagttagttcataagcagacacagcctgaggccgtctgtcagtagtccagctcctggtctttgatttggtgatttttttcaacaagatttaaataattataataaatatgagatccccatttgtgactcctgcatctgtgctttttcaaatagaagaaatacaattgcaatcactttcaagtaaaccagattgctccaccagacaagaaaaaagctcaatgttgagcttttgttttgaaaggcaacagcagaaaagccgaactcaccgaggtaagacctggcaagtcgccaatgacggaacgtaaacatttacatgaaggtacaggcatttcaacatttatttattcatgacttagttttatgtctttgtactttgacagtgtgtaatatgtgaagttatcaataaaagtCTTTCTGCATTTTCCTAAACAAACACGGGATTAAAATAAAACCTACAATCACAAACCAAAGAAGCATAGAAGCATCATTGAACAGTAGGTAATAGAACACAACTTTATTGAAACAGTCTCAACCAATAACATCAGCATAAAAAGAGGTGATGGCGCAAgaggttaaaagaaaaaaagaaaacacaaatgcCTTTTTGAAAATTAAGAGATCAAGAGGGGAAAGTGTCTGACAGCACAGGGCAGAAAGAAATCATTCTCATGGAATCAGATCGACAGTGGCAGGGtattttttgcatttattttgtacaaaaaataaattaatgaaatCTTTCAAGTTTACAGGAATATCTATGTTGTTTTATATCACACAGACTCGCTGATAATCCTACATGTGGAGAAGTTCAGCATTTTGTGTTAGAATGTTAAGAGGATCTAGACAGACCAAAGCAGGCTGAATCTGGTAAGCAGGCcaagagtaaaaaaaataatttgaccAATGAGAAACAGAACATTGTTATAAAAGTGAGCTGGGGCGAACACATTCAAAAATCCTGAATGTTAAACGTGGGGCAACTTGACGGTCCTCAGGATCCTTTCGGGTCCTTTAGGATCTCATTGCTTGAGCATTTCCTCTTGACAAACTTCGTGGTCCTTGGGCCGATCCCCGCTTGTAGTTTTGCTGATATCCCTCCTTGAAGAAACAACAGGGATTTACAATAACTGACAATCttacaagttaaaaaaaatgcacCGACTAACAGATGAATATGTGACTTTTGGTTCATAAAATGTATTCAAGTAAATAATGTAAAGACCCCTTACCCGTTGGTAGGTGTTGTTGGAATAGTCTCGAGACGTATTGAATTGGGTTTGACCATAACCACCGCTGGGAGCATTTGAGAAAGGAGGGCGATAGCCTTCATATCCCCCTGATGACAACATACATTGGCATTAATACAATCATTTTAACATGCATTGTGTCATTGCAGTGAATCGTGAGGCCACATGAATACTGTATCTCTGTAAAACATAGTTTGATGCTCTTACCTCGAAATCCATTGGAGGAGCCCCGATATCCGTTCATCATGCCCCGGCCGTTCCTGGGCCCCCCCCTGGGCACGGCCCTGCTGTTGTAGAAAGACTGGCCTGGCTGTCCAAAGCCTGCGCCTGGAGAGGACTCTTCATGGCCTCCTGCTGCGGGCAGGACGTGGTCTTGGGGCTGGAAGCCAGCAACAACTGGACAGAAGCCGACAAAACAAGAGATTTCAGAAGTCTATCATGAACATTTTGGTTGTTAGTTACGCcgtttaaaacacatttctgcAAACTGAAAAGGCTGCCGCTATTTTCCCTAATGGCATTGGCATGATTAACACTTATTTCAACATTGTCAGAGGGATATCTTGTCGTGTAGCAGAGCCCCCTGAAATCCtaacatatttaatgtatttatctaCCAACGTAACGTCTtgtttgtacaaaataaaatatctctTTACGGATTTCGATGGCTTTATAGAAAaacatttgtcatttttttcattctccTTATTGTGTCGGGTGAATGTAAAAGTGATGCCAAACTATTTAAAGAGCTTTTCCAGCGTATGTCAAATGCTTGCTCTTAAGACATGCAACCAGCCAAAGCTATACCCTCACCTGACTGTAATGTGTCCTGTGGGATGTCAGGCTGGTCTCCAGTACTCTCCGATTGGCTGCTGAAGCCCTGACCGTAGCCACCAGGGAACTGGCTGGGCTGCTTCAGAGGATCCGCTTGCCCATCAGTGGCTGGAGGTACAGGTGCGTTCAGATTAAATACCTgaaggagaaaataaatgttttttgtgtcacAATTATAAGTCCATTCGAATATCTGAGGCACGAGAAGTACTGTAAGTTTTGTAAATGAGGAGACACGTCAACCTGTTACCTGGTTAGATGGTGCACCAATAATAAACCATTTATTTGTAGCTACTAATAG
Coding sequences within it:
- the nucb2a gene encoding nucleobindin-2a — its product is MKSMIHNKMCWSRALDTGWLLLLVQLLCSEALPISMDKTKVQEPEKQPEEPPASVDTGLHYDRYLREVIDFLEKDQHFREKLHNTDMEDIKQGKLAKELDFVSHHVRTKLDELKRQEVSRLRTLIKAKQDLEGGNDIAVDHQALLKQFEYLNHMNPHTFEVDDLDRLIKSATKDLENFDKERHEEFKKYEMLKEHDRQEHLKTLEDDERIKEEDHFVELKKKHADHPKVNHPGSQNQLKEVWEEGDGLDPEDFDPKTFFKLHDTNGDGYFDDQELEALFTKELEKIYDPTNEEDDMVEMEEERLRMREHVMNEVDSNKDRLVSLDEFLVATKKKEFLEPDSWETLEQNQAYTDEEMREFEEHLVQQEEDLNQKTVDLQKQREELERQQEQLNSQKIELQQAVEHMEKLKTQNVEPPPDVHVEGNAIPEMQEFDNQLHLEQEAQPQGHEPAPIVQHFTPQEDHEQQHKDLAQLGLPQTHQDLPPGHQEAAPVQHNQP